A section of the Chlorocebus sabaeus isolate Y175 chromosome 17, mChlSab1.0.hap1, whole genome shotgun sequence genome encodes:
- the LOC119618083 gene encoding HLA class II histocompatibility antigen, DRB1 beta chain-like, whose product MVCLRLPGGSCMAALTATLMVLSSPLALAGDTRPRFLEYSTSECHFFNGTERVRFLDRYFYNQEEYVRFDSDVGEYRAVSELGRHIDENLNSQKDILEDRRASVDTYCRHNYGVGESFTVQRRVQPKVTVYPSKTQPLQHHTLLVCSVNGFYPGSIEVRWFRNGQEEKAGVVSTGLIQNGDWTFQTLVMLETVPQSGEVYTCQVEHPSVTSPLTVEWRARSESAQSKMLSGVGGFVLGLLFLGAGLFIYFRNQKGHSGLQPTGLLS is encoded by the exons ATGGTGTGTCTGAGGCTCCCTGGAGGCTCCTGCATGGCAGCTCTAACAGCGACACTGATGGTGCTGAGCTCCCCACTGGCTTTGGCTGGGGACACCCGAC CACGTTTCTTGGAGTACTCTACATCTGAGTGTCACTTCTTCAACGGGACGGAGCGGGTGCGGTTCCTGGACAGATACTTCTATAACCAGGAGGAGTACGTGCGCTTCGACAGCGACGTGGGGGAGTACCGGGCGGTGTCGGAGCTGGGGCGGCATATCGACGAGAACTTGAACAGCCAGAAGGACATCCTGGAAGACAGGCGGGCCTCGGTGGACACCTACTGCAGACACAACTACGGGGTTGGTGAGAGCTTCACAGTGCAGCGGCGAG TCCAACCTAAGGTGACTGTGTATCCTTCAAAGACCCAGCCCCTGCAGCACCACACCCTCCTGGTCTGCTCTGTGAACGGTTTCTATCCAGGCAGCATTGAAGTCAGGTGGTTCCGGAACGGCCAGGAAGAGAAGGCTGGGGTGGTGTCCACAGGCCTGATCCAGAATGGAGACTGGACCTTCCAGACCCTGGTGATGCTGGAAACAGTTCCTCAGAGTGGAGAGGTTTACACCTGCCAAGTGGAGCACCCAAGCGTGACGAGCCCTCTCACAGTGGAATGGA GAGCACGGTCTGAATCTGCACAGAGCAAGATGCTGAGTGGAGTCGGGGGCTTTGTGCTGGGCCTGCTCTTCCTTGGGGCCGGGCTGTTCATCTACTTCAGGAATCAGAAAG GACACTCTGGACTTCAACCAACAG gactcctgagctga